Proteins from one Calditrichota bacterium genomic window:
- a CDS encoding DinB family protein, with amino-acid sequence MATIIESLKSLFERDLKRLKKQVELYSDESALWIVDKEINNSAGNLCLHLFGNLQYFIGNVLGDSGYIRDREKEFSVKNISRIDLLSKLQTTQDVVKQTLSGLTEKDLEKIYPEQVLGYEMTTAFFLIHLNGHLNYHLGQINYHRRLLG; translated from the coding sequence ATGGCCACGATAATTGAATCATTAAAATCATTATTTGAGCGTGACTTAAAGCGCTTAAAAAAACAAGTTGAGCTTTATAGTGATGAAAGTGCACTCTGGATTGTTGACAAAGAAATCAACAACTCTGCAGGGAATTTGTGCCTGCATTTGTTTGGTAACCTGCAATATTTTATTGGCAATGTACTTGGGGACAGCGGCTACATCCGGGATAGAGAAAAAGAGTTTTCTGTAAAAAACATTTCACGTATAGACCTGCTTAGTAAACTACAAACAACCCAGGATGTAGTTAAACAAACGCTGTCCGGCCTGACAGAAAAAGATCTTGAAAAAATATATCCTGAACAGGTTTTAGGTTACGAAATGACAACAGCTTTTTTTCTTATCCATCTAAATGGGCATCTTAATTATCATTTAGGGCAAATCAATTATCACCGGCGGCTTCTTGGGTAA
- a CDS encoding TIGR00266 family protein has product MADVIDYRIIGDDMQIVEIELDPGEGVRAEAGAMMYMEKDIEMQTDTGGGMFSGFKRMFTGESFFITTFLFNGSGKGHVAFSAPYPGKIIPVYLADFGKNFICQKDAFLCAASGTEIEISFTKKLGAGLFGGEGFILQRLSGDGMAFIHAGGTIIEKYLEQGETLRVDTGCLVGMAPTVDYDIQFIGGFKNALFGGEGLFLASLSGPGTVFLQSLPFSRLADRIAAASNYGGKGEQKGVAGLGGGILGNIVSGDR; this is encoded by the coding sequence ATGGCAGATGTAATTGATTACCGCATTATCGGTGATGACATGCAAATAGTAGAGATTGAACTTGATCCGGGTGAAGGTGTTCGCGCTGAAGCAGGTGCAATGATGTACATGGAAAAAGATATTGAGATGCAAACCGATACAGGCGGTGGTATGTTTAGTGGATTTAAAAGAATGTTTACCGGGGAAAGTTTTTTTATTACAACATTCCTGTTTAATGGAAGCGGAAAAGGCCATGTAGCTTTTAGTGCACCTTATCCGGGAAAAATTATTCCGGTTTATTTGGCTGACTTTGGGAAGAATTTTATCTGCCAGAAAGATGCGTTTTTGTGTGCAGCCAGTGGGACCGAGATTGAAATTTCATTTACAAAAAAATTAGGTGCGGGGTTATTTGGCGGCGAAGGATTTATTCTACAACGCTTAAGTGGTGATGGAATGGCCTTTATCCATGCCGGTGGAACGATAATTGAAAAATATCTTGAGCAAGGTGAAACGTTGCGTGTCGATACGGGTTGCCTGGTTGGCATGGCGCCAACCGTTGATTATGATATCCAGTTTATTGGTGGATTTAAAAATGCCCTTTTTGGTGGCGAGGGATTATTTTTGGCATCGCTTTCCGGGCCGGGAACTGTGTTTCTGCAAAGCTTGCCTTTTTCTCGTTTGGCTGATCGTATTGCGGCGGCATCAAATTATGGTGGTAAAGGAGAACAAAAAGGTGTTGCCGGTTTAGGCGGTGGCATTTTAGGTAATATTGTTAGTGGTGACAGATAA
- a CDS encoding DUF1565 domain-containing protein, translating into MTKFFLLLFLISNLLFAGEYFVDGKKGNDSNNGSRQAPFKTISEALDQADQPGDIVNILSGKYNEAIHTENDGLPAKPIVIQSFKNNVVQVISGGKALKINNEHIVVKNILFDGAWDESPVCDINEGNVSIIGCEFKNSKRDIVTIASVENVLIENCKIHHGFSWYAKTKKEPHGISTAGVKNLTIRNCEIFQITGDCIQISPSRSDWDNVLIEGCTFWVEPISANQSAEAGLPNDAIGKIMAENAIDLKADKEDNPKAHNIKIKNCSAYGFHSTRIKNAAAFNIKNPVTCTLDGIKSWDNEIAMRLRFPAEVIVINSLFYENKIAIRFEDDMKKLHLLNNTFGSGIKKHLRKVGKLPGDFRVENNLFTGKKMPKIFSKEITQFNLAIHPNKVNSFFVNPSEHDYHLKNGSPAIDSAKDINFIKTDIDGKKRPQNGIFDFGAYEF; encoded by the coding sequence ATGACAAAGTTTTTTTTACTGCTGTTTCTTATTTCCAACCTTCTATTTGCCGGGGAGTATTTTGTTGATGGCAAAAAAGGAAATGATTCTAACAACGGCTCCCGTCAAGCACCGTTTAAAACTATTTCTGAAGCACTGGATCAGGCGGATCAACCCGGCGATATTGTCAATATTTTGAGTGGGAAATATAATGAAGCGATTCACACGGAAAATGATGGTTTGCCGGCCAAGCCAATCGTGATACAGTCTTTTAAAAATAATGTGGTACAAGTTATAAGCGGAGGCAAAGCCCTTAAAATAAATAATGAGCACATTGTTGTTAAAAATATTTTGTTTGACGGCGCTTGGGATGAAAGCCCTGTGTGTGATATTAATGAGGGGAATGTCAGTATAATTGGTTGTGAGTTTAAAAATTCAAAACGAGATATTGTTACCATCGCTTCAGTGGAAAATGTCTTAATCGAAAATTGTAAAATACATCATGGATTTAGTTGGTATGCGAAAACAAAAAAAGAGCCGCATGGCATCAGCACCGCCGGTGTTAAAAACCTTACAATAAGGAATTGTGAAATTTTTCAGATCACCGGTGACTGCATCCAAATTTCTCCATCACGCTCGGATTGGGACAACGTTTTAATTGAAGGGTGTACATTTTGGGTTGAGCCTATTTCTGCAAATCAAAGCGCTGAGGCCGGATTGCCCAATGATGCTATTGGTAAAATAATGGCGGAAAATGCAATAGACCTTAAAGCCGATAAAGAGGATAATCCAAAGGCCCACAATATAAAAATCAAAAACTGTTCGGCTTATGGATTTCATTCAACACGTATAAAAAATGCAGCAGCTTTTAATATTAAAAATCCGGTTACCTGCACGTTGGATGGAATTAAATCTTGGGATAATGAAATTGCCATGCGGCTAAGGTTTCCTGCAGAAGTGATAGTAATTAATTCACTTTTTTATGAGAACAAAATTGCAATTCGGTTCGAAGATGACATGAAAAAACTGCATCTTTTAAATAATACTTTTGGTAGCGGTATAAAAAAACATTTGAGAAAGGTCGGGAAATTGCCAGGCGACTTTCGAGTTGAGAACAATCTTTTTACCGGCAAAAAGATGCCCAAAATTTTTTCAAAAGAAATTACACAATTTAATCTTGCGATCCATCCTAATAAAGTGAACAGCTTTTTTGTAAATCCGTCAGAACATGATTATCATTTAAAAAATGGCTCGCCCGCGATTGATTCTGCAAAAGATATTAATTTTATTAAAACTGATATCGACGGAAAAAAGCGTCCCCAAAATGGGATTTTTGATTTTGGAGCTTATGAGTTTTAA
- a CDS encoding Hsp20/alpha crystallin family protein has product MTFQRFGPKRRMINFKGDFDRLFEEFFGGSDDELDKGDVSPKVSIEDKAGEYIVRYELAGLSKEDVKVTYKNEKLYITGDKKEEAEQAVYYKNERKFGKIARGIEIPMLIKADEIDAVFENGLLSVTLPKEEEDKEPGIEVNIK; this is encoded by the coding sequence ATGACATTTCAAAGATTTGGACCAAAGCGTAGAATGATAAATTTTAAAGGTGATTTTGACCGCCTGTTTGAAGAGTTTTTTGGTGGTTCTGATGATGAACTGGATAAAGGAGATGTTTCTCCAAAAGTTAGTATTGAAGATAAAGCAGGTGAGTATATTGTTCGATATGAGCTTGCCGGCCTCTCTAAAGAGGATGTAAAAGTCACTTATAAAAATGAAAAATTATACATTACAGGTGATAAAAAAGAAGAAGCAGAACAAGCGGTTTATTATAAGAATGAACGGAAATTTGGTAAAATTGCCCGTGGTATTGAAATACCGATGTTGATAAAAGCAGATGAAATTGATGCAGTTTTTGAAAATGGGCTTTTATCCGTAACGCTGCCAAAAGAAGAAGAGGATAAAGAACCAGGTATTGAAGTAAACATTAAATAA
- the tatA gene encoding twin-arginine translocase TatA/TatE family subunit, producing MNFGTTEILIIAFIIVLLFGAKKLPDLAKGLGSSIKQFKKGMDEEEEKKKE from the coding sequence ATGAATTTTGGAACAACAGAAATACTAATAATTGCTTTTATCATCGTTCTACTTTTTGGCGCAAAAAAATTACCCGATTTGGCAAAAGGGCTTGGCTCCAGTATTAAACAGTTCAAAAAAGGAATGGATGAGGAAGAAGAGAAAAAGAAAGAATAA
- the clpB gene encoding ATP-dependent chaperone ClpB: protein MNFEKYTLKAQEAVSSATKFARKNENQQISPAHLLYALLEDANGIVNTVFNKYAVDLETFNSSLNQKINQIPRVHGNTTEQVYLSPEISTVFAKAEEEAESLKDEFVSTEHLLLSLSDGSSDIAKLLNKNRITRNNILMSLKDIRGNQRVTDQNPEAKYQALEKYGRDLTELALKGKLDPVIGRDEEIRRVMQVLSRRTKNNPVLIGEPGVGKTAVVEGIAHRIISGDMPENLQDKKVVVLDLGALIAGAKFRGEFEERLKTVLKEVIEAEGKIILFIDELHTLVGAGASEGAMDASNMLKPALARGELHTIGATTLDEYRKYIEKDAALERRFQPVVIDQPTVDDTISILRGLKEKYELHHGVRIKDSAIVSAAVLSDRYISDRFLPDKAIDLIDEAASRLRIEINSMPEELDDVLRRIKQLEIESVALKKEKDKKSRERLANVQKEVANLKESSSKLHLQWKTEKGIIAKINNQKSKIDDLKNLMDRYEREGQLDKVAELRYGLIPATEEDIKKQHQKLIQAQSAHKMLKEDVEDEDIAQIIAKWTGIPVQKMLEGEKEKLLQMEDRLSQRVVGQPEAISAVSNAIRRSRAGLSDESKPLGSFIFMGSTGVGKTELARALAEFLFDDESNMVRIDMSEYMERHSVSRLIGSPPGYVGYEEGGQLTEQVRRKPYSVVLLDEIEKAHPEVFNILLQVLEDGRLTDNKGRTVSFRNTIIIITSNLGAEYIRDRSAGLAENNGSIQDNIYEDIKENVLQILKKSLRPEFLNRIDDVIVFHPLNKSDIRQIVKIQFEHVKSLLNQKQILVEISEEALDFLTDHGFDPVFGARPLKRLIQKELINDIAKEIIAGNIAGGEKVIIDARDGKILIKH, encoded by the coding sequence ATGAATTTTGAAAAATATACACTCAAAGCTCAGGAAGCAGTTTCTTCTGCAACTAAGTTTGCCCGAAAAAATGAAAACCAGCAAATTTCTCCTGCACATCTTTTATATGCTTTATTGGAAGATGCCAATGGAATCGTGAATACTGTTTTTAACAAATACGCGGTTGACCTGGAAACCTTCAACAGTTCACTAAACCAAAAAATAAATCAAATACCGAGGGTTCATGGCAATACAACTGAACAGGTCTATTTAAGTCCAGAGATTTCCACTGTTTTTGCCAAAGCCGAAGAAGAAGCAGAATCATTAAAAGATGAATTTGTCAGCACCGAACATTTACTATTAAGTTTATCCGATGGCTCATCCGATATTGCCAAACTGCTCAATAAAAACAGAATTACAAGGAACAATATTTTAATGTCTTTAAAAGATATCCGTGGAAACCAGAGAGTGACTGATCAAAATCCTGAAGCAAAATACCAGGCATTAGAAAAATACGGACGTGACTTAACTGAACTCGCCTTAAAAGGAAAATTAGATCCTGTGATTGGACGTGATGAAGAAATCCGCCGTGTTATGCAGGTCTTATCGCGCCGTACAAAAAACAACCCGGTGCTGATTGGGGAACCGGGTGTTGGTAAAACAGCCGTTGTTGAAGGCATCGCGCATAGAATTATTTCCGGCGATATGCCTGAAAACCTACAGGACAAAAAAGTTGTTGTTTTGGATTTAGGCGCATTAATTGCCGGGGCAAAATTCCGGGGAGAATTTGAAGAACGCCTAAAAACTGTCCTTAAAGAAGTAATTGAAGCTGAAGGTAAAATTATTCTTTTTATTGATGAGCTTCATACGTTGGTTGGCGCCGGCGCTTCAGAAGGTGCGATGGATGCCTCCAATATGTTAAAACCTGCTTTGGCCCGAGGGGAATTACACACGATAGGTGCCACGACTTTAGACGAATACCGAAAATATATTGAGAAGGACGCTGCACTGGAACGCCGTTTTCAACCGGTTGTGATTGACCAGCCAACTGTAGATGATACAATTTCAATCCTGCGTGGATTAAAAGAAAAATATGAGCTTCACCATGGTGTGCGTATTAAGGATTCAGCTATAGTTTCGGCCGCAGTTTTATCCGATCGTTATATCTCAGACCGTTTTTTACCGGACAAAGCCATTGATTTGATTGATGAAGCGGCATCACGATTAAGGATTGAAATCAATTCCATGCCAGAGGAACTGGATGATGTTTTGCGGCGCATAAAACAATTGGAAATTGAATCTGTTGCGTTAAAAAAAGAAAAAGATAAAAAATCCCGGGAACGTCTCGCCAATGTACAAAAAGAGGTAGCCAACCTAAAAGAATCTTCTTCCAAGTTGCATTTGCAATGGAAAACCGAAAAAGGGATTATTGCCAAAATTAACAATCAGAAAAGCAAAATTGATGACCTTAAAAACCTGATGGACCGTTATGAGCGTGAAGGCCAGCTTGATAAAGTTGCAGAGCTGCGTTATGGCTTAATACCGGCAACTGAAGAAGATATAAAAAAGCAGCATCAAAAGCTGATCCAAGCCCAATCTGCACATAAAATGCTAAAAGAAGATGTTGAAGATGAAGACATCGCACAAATAATTGCCAAATGGACAGGAATACCTGTTCAAAAAATGCTGGAAGGTGAAAAAGAAAAACTGTTGCAAATGGAAGATCGGCTAAGCCAAAGGGTTGTCGGCCAACCAGAAGCCATCTCCGCAGTTTCCAATGCAATCAGGCGGTCACGAGCTGGGCTAAGCGATGAAAGTAAACCGCTCGGATCATTTATTTTTATGGGCTCAACCGGTGTTGGCAAAACAGAGCTTGCCCGTGCTTTAGCAGAGTTTTTGTTTGATGATGAATCAAACATGGTTCGCATTGATATGTCTGAATACATGGAACGCCATTCTGTTTCACGATTGATTGGTTCGCCACCCGGATATGTTGGATATGAAGAAGGTGGACAATTAACTGAGCAAGTTCGCCGAAAGCCTTATTCTGTTGTTCTTCTTGATGAAATTGAAAAAGCTCATCCTGAAGTTTTTAATATTTTACTGCAGGTTCTAGAAGATGGCCGTTTGACAGATAATAAGGGACGAACCGTAAGTTTTCGAAATACAATCATTATTATTACTTCAAATTTGGGAGCAGAATATATCCGCGACCGATCGGCCGGACTTGCTGAAAATAATGGTTCTATTCAAGACAATATTTATGAAGACATCAAAGAAAATGTTTTACAAATACTGAAAAAATCACTACGTCCGGAGTTCTTAAACCGCATTGACGATGTGATTGTTTTCCATCCTCTAAATAAATCTGATATTCGGCAAATTGTTAAAATTCAATTTGAACATGTTAAATCTCTACTTAATCAAAAACAGATTTTGGTAGAAATATCGGAAGAGGCGCTTGATTTTCTGACCGATCATGGCTTTGATCCGGTTTTTGGCGCAAGGCCGTTAAAACGTCTAATACAAAAAGAGCTGATCAACGATATAGCCAAAGAAATAATTGCCGGAAATATTGCGGGTGGAGAGAAAGTAATTATTGATGCGCGGGATGGTAAAATACTTATAAAGCATTAA
- a CDS encoding response regulator, translating to MSKILVVDDDTLVREMLQQMLEKEGYKTVAAADGEEAIKKFHKYNPDLIVTDIIMPEKEGIELIQIFLREDPMVKIIAISGGALNIDSQSTLKMAKALGAHSTLTKPLSREEFVSQVKKLLVN from the coding sequence ATGTCAAAAATTCTTGTTGTTGATGATGATACACTTGTACGTGAAATGCTCCAGCAAATGCTTGAAAAAGAGGGTTATAAAACTGTTGCCGCAGCGGATGGTGAAGAAGCAATTAAAAAGTTTCATAAATATAATCCGGATTTAATTGTAACCGATATAATTATGCCTGAAAAAGAAGGAATTGAGCTGATTCAAATTTTCCTGAGAGAAGATCCCATGGTTAAAATAATTGCAATATCGGGAGGAGCGCTAAACATCGATTCGCAAAGTACTTTAAAAATGGCTAAAGCATTAGGCGCCCATTCTACTTTAACCAAACCGCTTTCCCGTGAAGAATTTGTATCACAGGTAAAAAAATTGTTAGTTAATTAG
- a CDS encoding PAS domain S-box protein: MERLNKKSKLQLIKKVQNLEREIKLLKSNTFNDNTFQAAERYESLFKSFYDGITISDIEANIIDVNDSLVKMYGYNSKEEIIGTNAAELIREDNRLLIQDYIKTIIEHGGLGGIELVCIKKDGSEFTVEISASVIYDKNNDPKQFISITKDITARKEIKKTLSERDQFYHTLFELSPSGILLEDLDGNILDSNPAMSKALGYPGEDLIGKNVRSFSHPDRIGEVEEHLKKLNSGELLEHSVKNMGHDGKISYMYLTERKVKIPAGREGILCIAKDVTELKNTDDALKESVENYKNLMSQSPLAIEVLDKDGILREVNKAWEELWQVKAEEVINKYSVFNNPLLEKMGMMDAISKSFQGDKIDLPDVFFDPQIAGMPGRKRWLQTKVYSLKDPDGAVKNVVLIHEDVTSRKNSENYLKQNESRYKQLFDNSPVPLWEEDYSEIIEYLEAKKKSGISNFLEFFEQKQDQLKKCVSMIKVINVNKAAVVLYKAQNKDQLLNNIEKTFTENSYRIFKYELASIAEGINNYQSEIEIKILNGEKISVHFSRNLGENGLAIIATQDLTEIKKAQQALIESEERFRTTFNNAADSIFLIEMSDKGALIMDANEAAHKSHGYDKSELIGLPISVLEDDESSTRNPNRVERILAGEHMVYETSDKRKDGSCFPIEVSARKVLVNGKPYIYSIERDISDRKKLEKQLVLSQKMEALGTLAGGIAHDFNNILAAILGYSELTMDEVPDDSLAQANLKAIMNAGVRAKELVEQILTFSRQKENTFKPVKVNILVKEAVKFLHSSIPSTIELQENIDPGCPMVMADPSHIHQIVMNLCTNAYQAIGEENGLIKISLSKISLNQNNMDLPEGEYLKLVVQDSGKGIDKAVYDKIFDPFFTTKNIGEGSGLGLSVVHGIINSLKGEISVSNANPGTIFTVYLPTVQVIESPMDSFMEEVVGGNETILLVEDDKMVSNVTGQLLESLGYRVTVMNDSVQSLKVFKNNPDSFDLVITDQIMPGLTGLNLSLELMKIRKEILIILMSGYSETIDEEIVYDLGIKGYINKPVGKRTLGKLTREILDKN, from the coding sequence GTGGAACGATTAAACAAAAAAAGTAAATTACAATTAATAAAAAAAGTACAGAATCTAGAACGGGAAATAAAACTTCTAAAAAGCAATACGTTTAATGATAATACCTTTCAAGCGGCGGAGCGCTATGAATCCCTGTTTAAGTCTTTTTACGATGGTATTACGATTTCTGATATAGAAGCTAATATAATTGATGTGAACGATTCATTAGTAAAAATGTATGGCTACAATTCTAAAGAGGAAATAATTGGTACCAATGCCGCTGAACTAATACGTGAAGACAATCGTCTTCTTATCCAAGATTATATAAAAACGATTATTGAGCATGGAGGATTAGGTGGTATTGAACTTGTTTGTATCAAAAAAGATGGGAGTGAGTTTACTGTTGAAATAAGTGCTAGCGTAATTTATGATAAGAATAATGATCCCAAACAATTTATTTCAATAACTAAAGATATTACTGCAAGAAAAGAGATTAAAAAAACGCTCTCAGAAAGGGATCAATTTTACCACACCTTGTTTGAATTATCACCAAGTGGAATATTGTTAGAAGATTTGGATGGCAATATTTTAGATAGTAACCCTGCCATGAGTAAGGCCCTTGGATATCCGGGAGAGGACCTGATTGGTAAAAATGTCCGATCATTTTCACATCCTGATAGGATTGGGGAAGTTGAAGAGCATTTAAAAAAGCTTAATTCAGGAGAACTTCTTGAGCATTCAGTTAAGAATATGGGCCATGATGGTAAAATATCTTATATGTATCTTACAGAGCGAAAAGTTAAAATTCCTGCTGGCAGGGAAGGCATTTTGTGTATAGCGAAAGATGTAACTGAACTAAAAAATACAGATGATGCCTTAAAAGAAAGTGTAGAAAATTACAAAAACTTAATGTCACAATCTCCCCTGGCAATTGAGGTTCTAGATAAAGACGGAATCTTACGGGAAGTAAACAAGGCTTGGGAAGAGTTATGGCAGGTTAAAGCAGAAGAAGTAATTAATAAGTACAGTGTTTTTAATAACCCTTTGCTTGAAAAAATGGGGATGATGGATGCTATTTCGAAATCGTTCCAAGGGGATAAAATTGATTTACCGGATGTTTTCTTTGATCCACAAATAGCAGGAATGCCTGGAAGAAAACGTTGGCTGCAAACAAAAGTTTATTCATTAAAAGATCCCGATGGCGCAGTGAAGAATGTTGTTTTAATACATGAAGATGTCACTTCAAGGAAAAACTCTGAAAATTATTTGAAACAAAATGAATCCAGGTATAAACAACTTTTTGATAATTCTCCGGTACCATTATGGGAAGAGGATTACTCAGAAATAATTGAATATTTAGAGGCAAAAAAAAAGTCGGGAATAAGTAATTTTTTAGAATTTTTTGAACAGAAACAAGATCAGCTAAAAAAATGCGTAAGCATGATAAAAGTTATAAATGTAAATAAAGCAGCTGTAGTTTTATATAAGGCTCAAAATAAAGATCAGCTTTTAAATAATATCGAAAAAACCTTCACTGAAAACTCTTATCGAATTTTTAAATATGAGTTGGCCTCAATTGCAGAAGGAATTAATAATTATCAATCCGAGATTGAAATAAAAATTCTAAATGGTGAAAAGATTTCAGTACATTTTTCACGAAACCTTGGCGAAAATGGGCTTGCTATAATTGCAACTCAGGATTTAACAGAAATTAAAAAAGCCCAACAAGCATTAATAGAAAGTGAAGAGCGTTTTAGAACAACCTTTAATAATGCGGCTGATTCAATTTTCCTTATTGAAATGTCTGATAAAGGTGCTCTAATTATGGATGCAAACGAAGCAGCGCACAAGAGCCATGGCTATGATAAAAGTGAACTTATAGGCCTGCCAATTTCGGTTCTTGAAGATGATGAATCTTCCACAAGAAACCCAAACAGAGTTGAGAGAATTCTTGCTGGGGAGCATATGGTTTATGAAACATCGGATAAGCGTAAAGATGGATCCTGTTTTCCGATTGAAGTATCTGCCCGTAAAGTTCTTGTTAATGGAAAACCATATATTTATAGTATTGAGAGGGATATAAGTGATAGGAAAAAGCTGGAAAAACAATTGGTCCTTTCGCAAAAAATGGAGGCGCTGGGTACATTAGCCGGTGGTATTGCGCATGACTTTAATAATATTCTCGCTGCAATTTTAGGCTACTCGGAGCTAACGATGGATGAAGTTCCGGATGACAGCCTTGCACAGGCAAACTTAAAAGCAATAATGAATGCCGGAGTTCGTGCTAAAGAGCTTGTTGAACAGATATTGACTTTTAGCCGTCAAAAAGAAAATACATTTAAACCGGTAAAAGTAAATATTCTGGTGAAAGAAGCTGTAAAGTTTTTACATTCATCGATCCCATCAACAATTGAATTGCAAGAAAATATTGACCCGGGTTGCCCCATGGTTATGGCCGATCCATCTCACATTCATCAGATTGTAATGAACTTATGCACCAATGCGTATCAGGCCATTGGCGAGGAAAACGGACTAATAAAAATAAGTTTAAGCAAGATTAGCCTAAATCAAAATAATATGGACTTACCAGAAGGGGAGTATTTAAAGCTTGTTGTTCAAGACTCAGGAAAAGGTATTGACAAAGCTGTATATGACAAGATCTTTGACCCATTTTTTACAACAAAAAATATTGGTGAAGGATCCGGTTTAGGATTATCGGTTGTTCATGGAATAATAAACTCTCTAAAAGGTGAAATATCTGTTTCTAATGCAAACCCAGGCACTATTTTTACAGTATACTTGCCAACAGTTCAAGTAATTGAATCACCCATGGATAGTTTTATGGAAGAAGTAGTTGGTGGAAACGAAACCATTTTGCTTGTTGAAGATGATAAAATGGTTTCCAACGTTACCGGTCAATTATTAGAAAGCTTGGGTTATCGTGTAACTGTTATGAATGATAGTGTTCAATCTCTGAAAGTATTTAAAAATAATCCGGATAGTTTTGATTTGGTTATTACAGATCAGATTATGCCTGGTTTAACAGGACTCAATTTGTCTTTAGAGTTAATGAAAATTCGTAAAGAGATATTGATAATCTTGATGAGCGGTTATAGCGAAACAATTGATGAGGAAATTGTTTATGATTTGGGAATAAAGGGTTATATTAATAAACCTGTTGGCAAAAGAACTCTAGGCAAGCTGACAAGGGAGATATTAGATAAAAATTAA
- a CDS encoding MFS transporter, translating into MEKKRTAYPFVFWVANSIEVFERFAYYGIYMGFGLYLQQLGYDRGDLGVIQSIFLGLSYLTPLFSGTLADKYGFKKMLIVSYIAYLPAILLLIVTKSFSGIALTMLSIGFAAGIFKPLVSSTIRVTTDSTNKTLGFGIFYAMVNLGASFGPIVMGKLRAISWDYAFYTAAAAVGLMFLVTIFFYKEPERDLEGVTLKQKFKDMGEALSDGKFATFIILLGFFFWMPFWAFFNVLAVYINDYMNTAALYMSVKPVIGEWLTQLISSDADGTWRINAEAISHTGYIILVFQVFVSRIFEKRAAIGSFLFGLLVAAIGFVILAMAVTNINELVFLGVFLFAIGEMISSPRIQEYIMWIAPKEKAGLYMGTNFLAIFIGAVASGAYTWIMGIFEDGGNPEYIMYTLAAHTILGILAIYIFTKTLGEFKELEEYDQ; encoded by the coding sequence ATGGAAAAAAAACGGACGGCTTATCCATTTGTTTTCTGGGTAGCCAACTCAATCGAAGTTTTTGAACGCTTTGCCTATTATGGCATTTACATGGGCTTTGGGCTTTATTTACAGCAGCTAGGATATGATCGTGGTGATTTGGGTGTGATTCAGAGTATCTTTCTTGGTTTGTCTTATTTAACTCCACTGTTCTCCGGGACTTTGGCGGACAAGTATGGCTTTAAGAAGATGCTGATTGTATCATACATTGCTTATCTGCCAGCGATATTGTTATTAATTGTAACAAAGTCTTTTTCAGGTATCGCTTTAACTATGCTATCAATCGGCTTTGCAGCGGGTATTTTTAAACCATTGGTTTCTTCTACGATAAGGGTTACAACAGATTCAACGAATAAGACACTTGGTTTTGGAATCTTCTACGCAATGGTAAACTTAGGGGCATCATTTGGTCCGATTGTTATGGGTAAATTACGTGCTATCTCCTGGGATTATGCATTTTATACAGCCGCCGCCGCTGTTGGTTTGATGTTTCTTGTAACCATCTTTTTCTATAAGGAACCGGAGCGTGATCTGGAAGGCGTTACCCTTAAACAAAAATTTAAGGATATGGGGGAAGCATTGTCTGATGGTAAATTTGCGACTTTTATCATCTTGCTTGGCTTTTTCTTCTGGATGCCGTTTTGGGCATTTTTTAATGTTTTAGCAGTTTATATAAATGACTATATGAATACTGCTGCCTTATATATGTCTGTAAAACCTGTAATTGGTGAGTGGTTAACCCAATTGATTTCTAGCGATGCTGATGGAACCTGGAGAATAAACGCTGAAGCCATATCTCATACCGGATATATAATTTTAGTTTTTCAAGTCTTCGTATCAAGAATATTTGAAAAACGCGCGGCTATTGGTTCATTTTTGTTTGGATTATTAGTGGCTGCAATTGGTTTTGTTATATTGGCTATGGCAGTAACAAATATCAATGAGCTTGTCTTTTTGGGTGTATTCTTATTTGCAATTGGTGAAATGATTTCATCACCTAGGATACAAGAATATATAATGTGGATTGCTCCAAAAGAAAAAGCTGGTTTATATATGGGTACAAACTTTCTGGCAATTTTTATCGGAGCCGTTGCAAGTGGTGCATATACATGGATTATGGGAATCTTTGAAGATGGCGGGAACCCCGAATACATCATGTATACTTTAGCAGCGCATACCATTCTAGGAATTTTAGCCATTTATATTTTTACAAAAACATTAGGCGAGTTTAAAGAGCTGGAAGAATACGATCAGTAG